In Treponema rectale, a single genomic region encodes these proteins:
- a CDS encoding type III toxin-antitoxin system ToxN/AbiQ family toxin, whose protein sequence is MENLKIYEIENSYIDHLVPFAPHLFHNKKENQENERKYIGIILTVNGLDYFAPLSSFKEKHKKMKNNMDFLKVGNYAVINLNNMFPVPKSQCIYVDISKESNPSYKALLSAEYRIITSLTERILKNAKSLYEYKMKNGNSTPLAKRCNDFKLLEEKCKEYSDKSKK, encoded by the coding sequence ATGGAAAACTTGAAAATTTATGAAATAGAAAACTCATACATTGATCATCTTGTTCCCTTTGCTCCACATTTGTTTCATAACAAAAAAGAAAATCAAGAAAATGAGCGAAAATATATCGGAATTATTTTGACAGTAAATGGATTAGATTATTTTGCACCTCTTTCTTCTTTCAAAGAGAAACACAAAAAAATGAAAAATAATATGGATTTCCTTAAAGTTGGAAATTACGCTGTTATAAATCTAAACAATATGTTTCCAGTTCCAAAGTCTCAGTGCATTTATGTAGATATTTCAAAAGAATCAAATCCGTCTTATAAGGCTTTGCTTTCTGCAGAATATCGTATTATCACTTCACTTACAGAAAGAATTCTAAAAAATGCAAAATCACTTTATGAATATAAAATGAAAAATGGTAACTCGACTCCGCTTGCAAAAAGATGTAACGACTTTAAATTACTTGAAGAAAAGTGTAAGGAATATTCTGATAAAAGTAAAAAATAA
- a CDS encoding BrnT family toxin, which translates to MTFEWDEEKERHNIQAHDGITFSYAARVFLDSKRIEKIDDNHSDKEERYNVIGLVERVLFVVYTERGDDNIRIISARRATPKEEKEYYENYDIR; encoded by the coding sequence ATGACATTTGAGTGGGATGAAGAAAAAGAAAGGCATAACATTCAAGCTCACGATGGAATCACTTTTTCATATGCAGCCAGGGTCTTTCTGGACTCAAAGCGTATTGAGAAAATTGACGATAACCATTCTGACAAAGAAGAACGTTATAATGTAATTGGTCTTGTAGAAAGAGTCTTGTTTGTAGTTTACACAGAACGTGGAGATGACAACATAAGAATAATTTCTGCACGTAGAGCAACGCCTAAAGAGGAGAAAGAATACTATGAAAACTATGACATTAGATGA
- a CDS encoding BrnA antitoxin family protein, with the protein MKTMTLDDLLKNPLTENDKKIIANARPIATEDCPEQTDEQLKQFKPWYEVHPKGNDIYKVSVKKTAVSLRIDNDVLAALKATGKGYQSRINNILRKAVLG; encoded by the coding sequence ATGAAAACTATGACATTAGATGATTTATTGAAAAATCCACTTACAGAAAACGATAAAAAAATCATAGCAAATGCTCGTCCAATTGCTACAGAAGATTGCCCGGAACAAACAGATGAGCAGTTAAAACAATTCAAACCATGGTACGAAGTGCATCCAAAAGGAAACGATATTTATAAAGTTTCTGTAAAGAAAACTGCAGTAAGTCTCAGAATAGATAATGATGTTCTTGCTGCATTAAAAGCAACAGGAAAAGGCTATCAATCAAGAATAAATAATATTTTACGAAAAGCAGTTCTTGGATAA
- a CDS encoding NADase-type glycan-binding domain-containing protein yields the protein MKKIISTLLLSVILCALYAQNKAGGNVNSKEPIAYADKEFLSGILDYDSLKTTPAPQNWPEPLNNSFKFTYVTGECRMIPPQLLFDAAKKLGVEKEFISDQVESKEYPEFTCKLTGIVIQKKDNEYLVRAFYEADDIVPVSILNMSKRPWYINDNPKKHIQAIYTSEKGLIKIVDDAYCVRHYDYPLGSFLGLKGFSTFDFMSKSSYSHTLILFGFEKGSEIRLTSLTCNIFKKHDIKDAEHRFLSDNSDLYVADEERFAKKFVSFYSYNYLIEKKLFEYSIDKMLDLNPETSFVENSEDDNISFIIDINDSINIKGFKIINGFAKSENLYKANNQVKVISIYAQTLQDVEPVFIGTWSLKQTRDLQFIELDIENCCYLEIKSTEIYPGTKYNDTCIAEFDILTDDGWLISDN from the coding sequence ATGAAAAAGATAATTTCAACACTTTTACTTTCAGTTATTTTATGTGCTCTTTACGCACAAAACAAAGCTGGTGGCAATGTAAATTCAAAAGAGCCGATTGCTTATGCCGACAAGGAATTTCTATCTGGTATTCTTGATTATGACAGCTTAAAAACTACACCTGCGCCGCAGAACTGGCCGGAGCCATTGAACAATTCTTTTAAGTTTACTTATGTAACAGGCGAATGCAGGATGATACCACCCCAGCTTCTTTTTGATGCTGCAAAAAAACTTGGAGTGGAAAAAGAATTTATTTCAGATCAGGTCGAGTCTAAAGAATATCCTGAATTTACTTGCAAATTAACTGGAATTGTAATTCAGAAAAAAGACAATGAATATCTGGTTCGCGCTTTTTATGAAGCTGACGATATTGTTCCTGTTAGTATTCTGAATATGTCCAAAAGGCCCTGGTATATCAATGATAATCCTAAAAAACATATTCAGGCAATTTATACCTCTGAAAAAGGGCTAATAAAAATTGTTGATGATGCTTATTGCGTAAGACATTATGATTATCCTTTGGGATCATTCCTTGGACTCAAAGGTTTTTCAACTTTTGATTTTATGTCGAAATCTTCTTATAGTCATACTCTAATTTTATTTGGATTTGAAAAAGGAAGTGAAATTCGGCTTACATCTTTAACTTGTAATATTTTTAAAAAACATGATATTAAGGATGCTGAGCATCGTTTTCTAAGTGATAATTCAGATCTGTATGTTGCTGATGAAGAAAGATTTGCAAAAAAGTTTGTGTCTTTTTATTCATATAATTATTTGATTGAAAAAAAATTGTTCGAATATTCAATAGATAAAATGCTTGATTTAAATCCTGAAACTTCATTTGTTGAGAATTCTGAAGATGATAATATCAGTTTTATAATTGATATAAATGATTCAATCAATATAAAAGGTTTTAAGATTATTAATGGATTCGCAAAAAGTGAAAATCTTTATAAAGCAAATAACCAGGTGAAGGTTATTAGTATATATGCACAAACTTTACAGGATGTAGAACCTGTATTTATAGGAACATGGTCGTTAAAACAGACAAGGGATTTACAATTTATAGAACTGGATATAGAGAACTGTTGTTATTTAGAAATAAAATCAACTGAAATTTATCCTGGCACAAAATACAATGATACTTGTATTGCAGAGTTTGATATTCTTACAGATGATGGCTGGCTTATTTCTGATAATTAA
- a CDS encoding BrnT family toxin has protein sequence MDEIIFEWDPVKAELNYTKHKVTFEEAKSVFYDENAILIADPDHSSMDEDRFIMLGLSSELHMLVVCHCYRENDRIRIISARRANIFEAAQYGGK, from the coding sequence ATGGACGAAATAATCTTTGAATGGGATCCTGTAAAAGCTGAGTTGAATTATACAAAACACAAAGTAACTTTTGAGGAGGCGAAAAGTGTTTTTTATGATGAAAACGCAATCTTAATTGCAGATCCGGATCATTCAAGTATGGATGAAGACAGATTTATCATGCTTGGCCTTAGTTCCGAGTTACATATGCTGGTTGTCTGCCATTGTTACAGAGAAAATGACAGAATTAGAATTATTTCGGCCCGAAGAGCGAATATTTTTGAAGCCGCACAATATGGAGGAAAATGA
- a CDS encoding BrnA antitoxin family protein gives MRDNYDFSKGIKNPYADRLKKQITIRLDDQVIDYFKNMAEETGMPYQNIINYYLLDCVKEKKHLEVAFSK, from the coding sequence ATGAGAGACAATTACGATTTTTCAAAAGGAATCAAAAATCCTTATGCAGACAGACTCAAGAAACAAATAACAATTCGCCTTGACGATCAGGTAATTGATTATTTTAAGAATATGGCAGAAGAAACAGGTATGCCGTATCAGAATATAATCAATTATTATCTGCTGGATTGTGTAAAAGAAAAGAAACATCTGGAAGTTGCGTTTAGTAAATAA
- a CDS encoding DUF4846 domain-containing protein → MKKNIIFVFLLLFPFIIFSQEINKNGNNIVERFSLPERVERVYADKNSFINFLRTYPLKKYGSPVLLYNGQEKRNQVHISVFDFPLLSVDLIQCADAVIKLRAEYLYTQKRFSEIKFHITNGMLIPFERYINGERVIVTGNDTAWKSGYKTGNTRDVFDEYLKFIYSYAGTYSLSKESKKKSIENIVPGDFFIYGGSPGHVVLVLDVAINKKTGKKIMLLGQSYMPSQEFHILKSYESISPWYYIEDNILETPEWTFGKGSLMEF, encoded by the coding sequence ATGAAAAAAAATATTATTTTTGTATTTTTGCTGTTATTTCCATTCATTATATTTTCTCAAGAAATTAATAAGAATGGAAATAATATAGTTGAAAGGTTTTCTCTTCCTGAGAGGGTTGAGAGAGTTTATGCTGATAAAAATTCTTTTATCAATTTTTTACGGACTTATCCCTTAAAAAAATACGGCTCTCCTGTCTTACTATACAATGGGCAGGAAAAAAGAAATCAAGTACATATTTCTGTTTTTGATTTTCCGCTTTTGTCAGTTGATCTTATTCAATGCGCAGATGCCGTAATAAAATTACGGGCTGAATATTTATATACACAAAAAAGATTTTCAGAAATTAAATTTCATATTACTAATGGAATGCTTATTCCGTTTGAAAGATATATCAATGGTGAAAGAGTTATTGTCACTGGAAATGATACTGCCTGGAAGTCTGGATACAAAACAGGAAATACACGTGATGTCTTTGATGAATATTTAAAATTTATTTATTCATATGCTGGTACTTATTCGTTATCAAAAGAATCAAAAAAGAAATCAATAGAGAATATTGTTCCAGGTGATTTTTTTATTTATGGTGGAAGTCCTGGACATGTTGTATTAGTACTTGATGTTGCTATAAATAAAAAAACAGGAAAAAAAATAATGTTACTTGGGCAAAGTTATATGCCATCTCAAGAGTTTCATATTCTAAAAAGCTATGAATCTATTAGTCCCTGGTATTATATTGAGGATAATATATTGGAAACACCAGAATGGACTTTCGGCAAAGGAAGTTTAATGGAGTTTTAG
- a CDS encoding sugar O-acetyltransferase — protein MNQKERMLAGLPYKAWMDGLSQERLENKKRIFRFNNLDPEKSDEKIKLLKEILGKTGKYINIEAPFHCDYGYNIEVGENFFANYNFIVLDVGKVKIGNNAQIAPNVSIYTAGHPIHPDSRNSGYEYGEAVTIGDNVWIGGNCCILPGVTIGNNVVIGAGSVVSEDIPDNVIAVGNPCKVLRKITEADRDYYYKDRKFDVNDYK, from the coding sequence ATGAATCAAAAAGAACGAATGCTGGCGGGGTTGCCGTACAAGGCCTGGATGGATGGTTTAAGTCAGGAGCGGCTGGAAAACAAAAAGAGAATCTTTAGGTTCAACAATCTGGATCCTGAAAAATCAGATGAAAAAATAAAACTTCTAAAAGAAATTCTTGGTAAAACAGGGAAGTACATAAATATAGAAGCACCCTTTCATTGTGATTATGGGTATAATATTGAAGTTGGCGAGAATTTTTTTGCAAATTACAATTTTATTGTACTCGACGTGGGAAAAGTAAAAATTGGGAATAACGCTCAGATTGCACCGAATGTATCTATTTATACAGCAGGTCATCCAATTCATCCTGATTCACGGAATTCCGGGTATGAATATGGCGAAGCCGTAACAATTGGTGATAATGTCTGGATTGGTGGAAATTGTTGCATTCTGCCTGGCGTGACTATAGGCAACAATGTTGTTATTGGTGCTGGAAGCGTGGTATCTGAAGACATTCCGGATAACGTTATTGCTGTTGGAAATCCTTGTAAAGTTCTTCGCAAAATTACAGAAGCAGATAGAGATTATTATTACAAAGACAGAAAATTTGATGTGAATGATTATAAGTAA